The Thiorhodovibrio litoralis genome includes a window with the following:
- a CDS encoding amino acid ABC transporter substrate-binding protein gives MKIRDTWPRWLLAVALLATASLASADTLGKIKSRGTVKCAVNGEVPGLSMKAADDSWSGMDVDFCRALAAAVLGDADKVEFISTTAAKRFEALSAGRADVLARNTSWTQARELTEDIRFVGVLYYDGQGFMVPRASGKRSTLELADAKICAIADTTNIDNAKRYFTRNRMPMEIIPFDDLPAATNAYLEGRCNTLSADQSQLYAARTIFPQPNEHRILPEIISREPLSPAVREADAKWFELVRWTLFTLINAEVFGIDASNVAGARERASSDEVRTLLGYDSAINARLGLKEGWGARIIAAVGNYGEMFERNLGAASGLDINRGLNSLWDHGGLLYAPPPR, from the coding sequence ATGAAAATCCGCGATACGTGGCCGCGCTGGCTGCTGGCCGTTGCACTGCTTGCCACCGCCAGCCTGGCAAGCGCCGATACTCTGGGTAAGATCAAATCCCGCGGCACTGTGAAATGCGCGGTCAATGGTGAGGTGCCCGGCCTGTCGATGAAAGCTGCGGACGATAGCTGGAGCGGCATGGATGTCGACTTCTGCCGCGCACTCGCCGCCGCCGTGCTGGGCGATGCGGACAAGGTTGAATTCATTTCCACCACGGCGGCCAAGCGTTTCGAGGCGCTGAGCGCGGGCCGCGCCGATGTGCTCGCGCGCAACACCAGCTGGACGCAGGCACGCGAGTTGACCGAAGACATCCGTTTTGTCGGGGTGCTCTATTACGATGGTCAGGGCTTCATGGTGCCGCGCGCGAGCGGCAAGCGCAGCACACTCGAGTTGGCCGACGCGAAAATCTGTGCCATCGCCGACACCACCAATATCGACAATGCCAAGCGCTACTTCACTCGCAACCGCATGCCGATGGAAATCATTCCTTTCGACGATTTGCCCGCCGCGACCAATGCCTATCTGGAAGGCCGCTGCAATACCCTGTCGGCCGATCAGTCGCAGCTCTATGCGGCACGCACAATCTTTCCGCAGCCGAATGAGCACCGCATTCTGCCCGAGATCATCTCGCGCGAGCCGCTGAGTCCGGCGGTCCGCGAAGCCGACGCCAAGTGGTTCGAGCTGGTCCGCTGGACGCTGTTCACCCTGATCAATGCCGAGGTCTTCGGCATCGACGCCAGCAATGTCGCCGGTGCCCGCGAGCGCGCCAGCAGCGATGAAGTCCGCACGCTGCTCGGCTACGACAGCGCGATCAACGCCCGCCTTGGGCTCAAGGAGGGCTGGGGCGCGCGCATCATCGCCGCGGTCGGCAATTATGGCGAGATGTTCGAGCGCAACCTCGGAGCCGCCTCGGGTCTCGACATCAATCGCGGGCTCAATTCACTCTGGGATCATGGCGGACTGCTCTACGCCCCGCCGCCACGATGA
- a CDS encoding DUF2782 domain-containing protein produces MPFSAAPVATTVTGVVSWRLKPRQKPCYDSRTFRRPAAIMTAKPKPRLPAVVLLFSLLALALPMATSLAVDVVDLDLRVTDADIQPSVTLKQFDNRRVEEYSVNNNVYMLKITPAAGAPYYLVDQDGSGDMSWNRGPGPNLQVPQWALMRW; encoded by the coding sequence ATGCCGTTCAGCGCCGCTCCCGTTGCAACGACCGTTACCGGCGTCGTCTCATGGCGGCTTAAGCCTAGACAAAAACCCTGCTATGATTCGCGCACATTTCGCCGTCCTGCCGCCATCATGACCGCCAAACCCAAGCCACGCCTGCCTGCCGTTGTATTGCTGTTTTCACTCTTGGCGCTGGCCTTGCCCATGGCCACGAGCCTTGCCGTCGATGTCGTGGACCTCGATCTGCGCGTAACCGATGCAGACATTCAGCCATCAGTCACGCTGAAGCAGTTCGACAACCGTCGGGTCGAGGAGTACAGCGTCAACAATAACGTCTACATGCTCAAGATCACGCCGGCTGCGGGGGCGCCTTACTATCTGGTGGATCAGGACGGCTCTGGGGATATGTCGTGGAACCGTGGTCCTGGACCCAACCTGCAGGTACCGCAGTGGGCGCTGATGCGCTGGTAA